TAATTTGTTGCCGCTCAACATCACGGCGCTGTTGCTCATTGCGTTCGCCATCATCCTGTTCATCGTGGATACTCAGGTTGCCAGCCATGGCATCCTGAGCGCGGGAGGGGCGCTCTCGCTGGGGCTGGGGCTTTTCCTGCTGGTGGACGTGAGCGATCCGCTGTTCCGCACTTCGCTGGCGCTGGTGATCACGGCGGCGCTGGTGACCACGGCGTTCTTCACCCTTGCGGTGGGCGCGGGGCTGAAGGCTCAGAAACGGAAAGTAACCACCGGGCGCGAAGGTCTGGTGGGAAAGGTTGTGGAAGCCCGGACGGATATTGCTCCCGTCGGCCGGGTGTTCGTGGACGGCGCTTGGTGGACGGCGGAGACGTCAGGAGAACCCATCCGGGCCGGGGAGCTTGTTGAAGTGAAGGCTGTGCGGGGGCTGCGGCTCCTGGTGGAAAAGCGATAGGAGGTCAGCGAGAATGGTTGAACTGATCCAGATGCTTGGCTGGTTCTGGGTCATCGTGATCCTGTTTGCAGTCTTTGTGTTGCCGTCCGCCATCAAGGTGGTGCGGGAATATGAACGGGGCGTCATTTTCCGACTGGGACGGCTGGTGGGAGCCAGGGGGCCAGGCCTGTTTTTCATCATTCCCGTAATTGAGCAGATGATCAAGGTGGACCTGCGCGTGGTCACCATGGACGTGGCCAAGCAGGAGACGATGACGCGGGACAACGTTCCGGTGAGCGTGGACGCGGTGGTCTACTTCCAGGTGGTGAACCCGGAAATGGCCATCAACAACGTGGAGAACTTCGTCAAGGCGACGTCGCTTATCAGCCAGACCACACTGCGCAGCATTGTGGGACAGTTCGAGCTGGACTCGCTGCTTTCGGACCGCGACACGGTGAACCAGAGGCTGCAGACCATCATCGACGAACAGACCGAACCGTGGGGCGTCAAGGTTATCACGGTGGAGGTGCGCGACGTGGTGCTGCCGGAGTCCATGCGCCGGGCCATGGCTCGGCAGGCGGAGACCGAACGCGACCGGCGCGCCAAGATCATCAACGCGGAAGGCGAGTTCCAGGCTGCCGAGAAACTCTCGGAGGCTGCCCGCATCATCAGCCAGTCCCCGCAGGCGCTGCAGCTGCGGTTCCTGCAGACCCTCTCCGAGGTAGCAGCGGAGAACAATTCCACCATTGTTTTCCCGGTGCCGGTGGATCTCTTCGAGCCGTTCATCAAGAAGATGTCCGGCCAGGGCCAGAACTGATTCGCGGAGCCCCTGAAGCATTACGGCCGGGAGGCGAAGGTCTCCCGGCCGTTAAGCGTTTTTACCATCGTCTAGACAGCGCCTAGAGCTTGTCCCGCAGCCAATCGAGCACTGCGGCGCGCATCTCCGGGGTCTCCCGGTGACCCGTGTCGAAGCGGAGCAGCCTCCAGTTCTCCGGAGCCCCGGCATCCGCGTAGACCTTCTTGATAGCCTCATCCACGCGGTCCAAGCCCTCCACGGGTGTGAGAGGGTCCTTCAGGCCCGCCAGGGACAGATGCGGGCGGGGAGCGATCAGCGCGTTGATGCCCGCGGTGTCAAAATGCTTCAGGAGCGAGGGCACGTAATAATAGATGCCGTGCCCGTCCAGCCCTCCGCTCTCGATGAGCGCGTGGAAGTCCGTCAGGCAACAGATGTCCACGCAAACCTTGACCCGCTCATCGAGAGCAGCGTGCCACCACGCCATAGTCGAGCCCATACTCATCCCCAGCGACGCGATCCGCGAGGGGTCCACATCCGGCCGCGAGACGGCATAGTCGGTGGCGCGGATGGTGTCGAAGACCATCATCCCCCACAGCACCCGCCCCTTCCAGAGCATCTCCTTGAAAACCGAGCTCTCCGTCCGTCCCGCGCGCTCACCGAAGACCCAGTGGTCGATGCACAGGGTATGGATCCCCAGCCGGGCCAGCGCCTCACCGTAGGGCGGCTGCTGAAGGAACTCCCGGGGCCTGATGGCCTCATCCTTGCCAATCCGGTAAGCTCCCCCGTGAGCGTGGTTGTAGATGACCACAGGCGCCTTCTCTGCCGGAGCACGGCAGAACCAGGCCGGGACAGGCTCGATGCCGTTCAGATCCAGAATGAGCTTTTCGAGGACAAAGCCGTCCCGGTGCTCCTCCAAGAGCTTTTCTGCCCGGACCGGCCCGTCCCGCCCAGGGAGATCTCCCAGAAGCGACCAGAGCTGTCCGCGCCTTTCAGTCGGCTCCACGCCTCACTTGACCTTCCGCAACAGGATGCCGTCCACCCCCAGATAATAGCCTTTGCTTTCGGGATTCTTGCCGGTGTTCCGGAAGGAGATCTCCACATCGCCTGCAGGAAGCTCGAAGTGTCCCAGATTGAACTCCCTCATCGCGGTTTGACCGATGAAAAAGTCCCTAGGCCCCCCCGCCGGCTTGCCTCCCACCGAGACCTGATAGATGCCGTAGTCCCAGGAGATGGTGGCGAACAGAACCGCCTCATACGTCCCGGCCTCCGGCACCGGCACTTTCAGGGTGAATGAGCCGCCGGCCTGCCGGGGGGTGAAGAAGACCTGTCTGCCTCCCCGGCCGTAGCCTTCCTGAATGCCCAGGGCCTCCTTTGGCTCCGCAGTGGCGCCTGGGAGGAATTCGTCCAGCTCCCGGATGGCGGATTCGTCGTAAGGCAACCGCTCGCGCGCCGGAGGGAGGGGTGGGAATGGCTTGTGGGGCTCCGTCTGATACCAGTATGCGACCGTGCAGAAGTCGTCGTAGCGCTCGATGAAACCGCTTACATTGTCCCGGGAACCTTTATGTTCTATCTCTACCCGCAGCGACTTACGGAACGGTATGGGATCCGGTATGTGCCAGCGGTAGACCGTGCTGCGGTCGCCGGTGTTGTAGCCCTCCCAGATGGGAAGGCCATAGAAAAGCCCGTCAAACTTGCGGAAGCCCCACGCGTCACAGAAGTAGTCCTCCGTGCCGGTCCCGCGCAGGGACGGCTCCTCCTCCCCGTCTATGAAGAAGAAGTCGTCTCCCTCGCCGTACCAGCCCGGCTCGTTCAGACGCACGCTCTGAACCGTGCCAACATAGTGACCGCGTCCTTCGGCTTCCAGGATGACATAATTCTTGCCGTCCGGCTTGCAGGGGACCTGCTGGCGATACTGAGCATGGAAGTAGGCGGTGTCCTTGGGCAGCGACTTCAGCTTCTGCCAGTCCACATAGTAGTAGAAGGCGTTGACACGACCCTTACCCTCATTCGTCACGGTGATACGCGCCGACTTACGGAACGGCATCGGCCAGTAGCAGTTGCGCGCGCGGCCTTCGCTCGTCACCCGCACCGGCAGGCTATTCACTGGAACGTCCATCCCGTGGCCGGCCGCAAAAAAGTCCCCCAAAGGCACCTCGACACTCGGCTCCTTCTCCCCGTCCCAGTACATCCTCAGCACCAGCAGGCGGGAGTACCACCGGTCCCGCGCGGAGACGGTGTTCCAGATGTGCACAATCCGCCCGGGACCCTCCAGATCGGCGATCACCAGGGTCTCTCCGGGCGCGATGGGACGGGCATCCGCGTTGCCGTTGTGCCAGTCAGGATCGGAGCTGGACGAACGCCGGGCTTCATAATCCTTCAGCAGCTCCAAGCCGCCTATCGGGTTCCCTCCGGCCCAGAGAGGAACCACCAGGCCAGCAGCTGCACAGGCAACCACAAACGCGAGCAGAGATCTTCGGAACACAGTCTAGTCCTCCTTCGCGGTCACATTCTCGACAGGTTAGAAGAGACTTCGCCGTCTTCCGGATGAATCCTGCCCGGGCCCTGCGCTTCAGCCGCGCCCGCGCAGACGGTAGTGATGCAGCCCCTCCACAAACGTCTTCAGGTTCTCCCAGGGTACTCCGGGAGCAATGGAGCTGCTTGCCCCCAGAAACAGACCGGTGCGCGGCCCGTTCTCCACCAGAAAGCGCATCTCTTCCCGCACATCCGCAGGTGTCCCCATCGGCAGCGTGCGCGTGACGGAGACCCCGGCGAAGATGATCAACTCCCGGCCGTCTCTGGCTTTCATGCGGCAGATTCGGCGGTAGTCCATGCCGTCCTCATACTGGAACCCCTGGAACCCCGAGATCCCGGCTTCCAGCAACCTGGGGACGAGGTCCATCAGGTTGCCATCGCAGTGCCAGAGCAGGCGCACATCCGTTTTCATTAGAGGCTCCACGCTGCGCACGAAATGCGGGAGCCAGAGGCGGTCCAGAGTCTCGATGCGCACCAGCATTCCCCGGGAGTCCGCCATGTCGTGGTCCAGACGGCAGACGGGCGGCAGCTTTCCTTCCGTGAATGCCCTGGCGGCGGCACGGTTGTTGCGAACCGCCACATCCGCCTGCAACCGGAAGTGCTTCTCCATCACATCGGGGTATAGAGCGTAGGCCGAAAAGTAGTGCTCGTAACCGTAACCGCCGTAGGCGAGCCCCGGGAACATAACGCAGGTGAAGGGCGCTTTCAGGATCTCCGGGCCGATCCGGTCCTGAAGGCACTGCTCACGGAGAACGATCTCACGCGCCCGGGCGTCCTCATCGAACTCCGCAGCCCACCGCATCAGCGCGGGGAACACCACCCGCTCCAGATGCTCCACCACGGCCTCCGGAGAGTCTATCAAAATGCCGTCGCGCTCCACCTTACGTGCGCCGGTGGTCGCGCCGCGCTTGGCACCCTCGTAGCCGTGGTCGGTCATCGTGAGAGGATTGTCCCACAGATACTGGTCCAGCAGGCAGACCCCGCAATTCTCCTCCATCTACAGATAGACACGCTCCGGATCCTTCAGATAGTCGCCCGGTCCCACTCCGGCCAGGCGCTCGATCATGGCGTGCTCCATCACGTGGACGATCCAGGTGGGAATGCCGATGGTCTCCCTCTGGAGCAAAGTATCCATGGCGAGCTGCGCACGCGGGGTCTCGGGAGCGTGAAAGACCGGAAAGCTCGCAGCGTCGCCGGCTGATCCGTCCTGTTCGGGCTGGCTCGAATGGATATGCGCTTTCAAGGTTCTTGTGGTCTTGTTGGCGCGCGTCCGGCTTGGTTGGCCACCCCTCAGTGCATCTCCACCTCGCAGACGCCGATGCCGCCGCGGTAGAAGTTGAACTGCACGTTGGGGTGCAGCGAGAGCAGGGACATCGGCACCGCGCTGTCGGCGATCCTCTTACTGATCATCAGAGTGGTCAGCCGCTGCCCGAAGGGATTGTCGTGCATCCCGGCGTGCCAGATGGAGACCCGCTCCGCCTTCCAGGTCTGGACCGGCCCCACCGTCACCGCCTGAGTGGGCACCAGAGAGACGTTTCCGCCGCCGGAGGTCCGGGCATTCTGCATGATGGTGACGGGATGCAGGTCCACCACCCGCGTTCCAAGCTTCAGGTACTCCTCGGGCGAGGGCGGCTCGTCCCTGTAGGCGCCCTCCCGGCGCACCGGATCGTTGAAAGCCCAGTGCTTGATGTCTCCCTGTCCCCCCTGCATGACCACGCAGCGGACGCCTTCCCAGCTCCGCTCATATTCGGTGACGTCGGCGCGAGGGAAATGCAGATTCTCTTCCGGCATGGCGAGTTCCGGCCGGATGCGGTCGAAACACAGTTCCCGGTCTGTCCGTGCGAACGACAGCGGATGCTGGGGAGGCACCTCCCGTCCATCCAGCACCCACTCGTCCATTCCCCAGAAGTGGGCGTGACGCAGGTTCAGGTCCAGCGCGTTCACCAGCCGCGCCACCAGCGGGAGCTGCTCCGTCGGCCCGATGGGACCGCAGATCCCAGCCGGACTGTCCGGCGTTGCCTGCCGCCACGCCTCGATATATTCCAGCGCCTCCGCCAGGTAGAACTCCTCCAGCGTGTCATAGATCACCACGCGGAAGCCCTCTCGCGAAAGGCCGGGCAGATCCTCGGCATTCAGGCTGGCCGCATCGTCGAGAAGTTCGTGATCCAGGGTGGTGTAGTCCCACCAGTCCGGCGCAAGTTTGCTGAGTCTTCTTGCCATTTTCTTCCCTCCCGGGGCCCCGTCTGCAGTCAGCGGGGCGCGATTGCAGGATATCCGTCTGTGCGTCTTCCAAGTAGGGCTTTGCGCTGCTTTCCGGCGAATCCTGCGTTTTTGGCGCAGAATCATTGTTGCGACCGGTTCGCTCCACTGCTACAATGACATCAAAAGACCTGTAAGGCGCTTCCCCGGCCGGGAAGCCCGCAAGGTGAAGGAGCAGCGTTCCCGTGGATCTGCAAATCAGAAGAGATCTGCTGCCGACAGAGGAAGATATCCGCTTCTATCGTGAGAACGGCTACTGGCTGGGGCCGCGCATTCTGGATGACGAGGCGCTGGAGGAGCTTCGCGAGCGGCATGCGCGGGTGGTTGCCGGAGACTATGCGACGGGCCGCCCTCCCCTTTCCCACACTCCGCCGCCCGGCGAGCCGCTGGACCGAATCGTGAAGATAGACAACGCCTACTGGGCCGACCCTGTGGTGGCGCGCCTTTCCACCAGCCCGATGCTCGGGGCGATAGCCGCCCGGCTGACGGGCGCTTCCGGCATTCGCCTCTGGCACGACCAGCTCCTGCTCAAGCCACCTGACACGGGCGCGCAGGGGAACGTGGGATGGCATCAGGACTACGGCTACTGGCAGTGCGCCGAACCTGCCGATATGCTAACGGCCTGGGTGGCTCTGGACGACGTCACCCTGGAGAACGGGTGCATGCAGGTGGTGCCCGGCAGTCATAAGTGGGGTCTGGTGCCGGAGGGCAGCTTTTTCGTCCAGGATCTGGAATCGCTGCAGGCAGAGATGGAGCGGCGGTCGGGGCATCGGTTTGAGCTGGCGCAGTGCATTCTCCCCGCCGGAGCGGTAAGTTTTCACCATTGTCTGACGATCCACGGCAGCGGTCCGAACGTCAGCGGCAGGCCAAGGAGGTCCATCGTGGTGCATATGATGCCCGACGGGACCCGCTACAGGGCCGGCACTCCCAATGACGCCCATTCCAGCGTCCGCCTGCTGAGCGGCAGGGACGGAGATCCTTACGCCGGGCCGTTCTTCCCTCTGATATACCGGGAAGGCTCCGCCGAGACCTGGACCTGCTGGACGGCCGGTGAGAGCGCTCATCCTGCGGTCGCCGCCTCGAGGTGACATAGAGGGACGAATCTTGCTCATCGACCACGCCGACCGCGCGCCGCGATCGCATCGGCGGCGGCGTGCAGGCAGGTCAGAAGCAGCCCAACCAGCCCAGCCACGAATAGTCCCCGCGCGAATGCGATGGCCGTGAAGAAGGCCACCAGGCTGAGTCCCAGCCAGCCGATCCCCCGCGGCGCCTGCCACCGGGAGGGAAACGCGAGGAAGAACGGCAAGCTCACAAGGAACCATCCCGCGAAGTTCAGAGCCGGGATGCCGTAATACGCCCCCGGATCGCGCCACCGCCAGAAGCCCAGCGGACCGGCCGCCAGGGGATCTATCAGCAGGTCCAGACCCACCATCCAAGCCGCCGCCACAGGTGCCCATCCCGGCCCGGTCACGCCCAGACGTCCCGCTCGCTCCGAGACGTAAGCCAGCAGCGTCAGCCAGGCGCACCCGATAGCCCACGGCACGCCCAGCACCGCCGGGCCTAGCGCATCGGTGTAAGAGTAGTGGCCGAACGGCACGCCCAGCCTCAGCCCAGCCGCCTCCGCCGCCAGACCCCA
The sequence above is drawn from the Armatimonadota bacterium genome and encodes:
- the ytaP gene encoding putative hydrolase YtaP, with the translated sequence MEPTERRGQLWSLLGDLPGRDGPVRAEKLLEEHRDGFVLEKLILDLNGIEPVPAWFCRAPAEKAPVVIYNHAHGGAYRIGKDEAIRPREFLQQPPYGEALARLGIHTLCIDHWVFGERAGRTESSVFKEMLWKGRVLWGMMVFDTIRATDYAVSRPDVDPSRIASLGMSMGSTMAWWHAALDERVKVCVDICCLTDFHALIESGGLDGHGIYYYVPSLLKHFDTAGINALIAPRPHLSLAGLKDPLTPVEGLDRVDEAIKKVYADAGAPENWRLLRFDTGHRETPEMRAAVLDWLRDKL
- a CDS encoding membrane protein translates to MVELIQMLGWFWVIVILFAVFVLPSAIKVVREYERGVIFRLGRLVGARGPGLFFIIPVIEQMIKVDLRVVTMDVAKQETMTRDNVPVSVDAVVYFQVVNPEMAINNVENFVKATSLISQTTLRSIVGQFELDSLLSDRDTVNQRLQTIIDEQTEPWGVKVITVEVRDVVLPESMRRAMARQAETERDRRAKIINAEGEFQAAEKLSEAARIISQSPQALQLRFLQTLSEVAAENNSTIVFPVPVDLFEPFIKKMSGQGQN